The genomic window GTCCACCACCACGTCGGCCGCGGCGGTGCGGTTGGCCCAGTCCTTGGTCGCGGTCACGTCGAACAGGCGGGTCAGCGTGGCGGCGGTCTGCCGCAGCACCTCCTCGGACTTCACCTGCACCCGCGTCGCCTCCGGCGGAAGCTGTTCGCCCTCTTCGTCCTTCGGCTGGTAGGTGCGGGTGATGCCGGCCAGCAGCGACGGCTTCTGCAGCAGGTTCTGGGTCTCGGCGAGCTCGCGCAGCGCGCCGCTCTTCACGCCCTTCTCCACCGCGATGATCTGATTCAGCTTGGTCATTCGTCCTCCCCGATCGCGCCACAGCGATGTGCCCGGACGCTTCCGATTCGTATTGGGCGACGCCAGTTTTCGGATCCCCCCGTCGTCGCTGTGGTGACGGTACCGGTGAGGTGGTCGACGACGCATCTCATTTTCCGGGCTGGTAGGCGCTGAGGTTTCGGGTAACCGAGCGGCTGTCGCGGTGGCGGGGTCCATTGCTGGCCGCGGTGGTTCGGGTGCCGCGGTAGCTCGGGGTATTCGGTAGCAGTGTGCGGTGACGAAGTCCATTGCTGGAAGCGTTGTCGGCGACGGTGCCGTGGAGAAGACTGGGCGGATGTCACCTGAGGTGGAGCGGGAGCTGCTGGAGCGGTGGACGGCGCTGGCCGGTCGGGCGGCGGAGCCGGTCGGGGAGGACCTGGTGCGCAGGTACGGCGAACCGCATCGGCGCTATCACACCGTCGAGCACCTGGCGGCCATGTTGCGCGTCATCGATGAGCTGGCCGACCAGGCCGACGACGCGGCGGCCGTGCGCTACGCGGCGTTCTTTCACGACGCGGTGTACGCCGTCGACCGCGCCGACAACGAGGAGCTCAGCGCCGAACTCGCCGAGGTGATGCTCGAGAACATCGGTGCATCAACCGAACTCGTGCGCGAAGTCGGACGGCTGGTGCGGCTCACGAAATCCCACGAGCCCGCGCCGGAGGATCGCAACGGCGGTGTCCTTTGCGACGCCGATCTCGCCGTACTCGCCGCCGACGAAACCGGTTACGCCGCTTACGCGGCCGCGGTCCGCGCCGAATACGCCCACGTGCCGGACGACCTGTACCGCGCGGGCCGCACCGCCGTCCTCGAAAGCCTCGCCCGCCAGCCACACCTGTTCCACACCGAAATCGCTAGGCGCCGTTTCGAATCCACCGCCCGCGCCAACCTCCGCCGCGAAATCGCCACACTGGCCGATCAACCCCACTGAGCCGCAGCGCCGCCCACTGTTCACCCGGTTCAGCCACGGAGTTCGGAGGATCGGTGGCGCTGAGGTCGCCACCGGGTTCGCCTGCGCGGTACGCAGCCCATTCGTCCGCCCCGGGGTGTGGCCTCTCCGAAGAGTTCGGACGGTCTAGCGGACCTTGTCGCGGTGCACGCCCGGTCGCACGCTTTGGGGTGCTGTGGCGTCTGTGAAGAGTTCGGACGGTCTAGCGGACCTTGTCGCGGTGCACACCTGCGCGCACGCTTTGGGGTGCTGTGGCGTCTGTGAAGAG from Nocardia bhagyanarayanae includes these protein-coding regions:
- a CDS encoding HD domain-containing protein; translated protein: MSPEVERELLERWTALAGRAAEPVGEDLVRRYGEPHRRYHTVEHLAAMLRVIDELADQADDAAAVRYAAFFHDAVYAVDRADNEELSAELAEVMLENIGASTELVREVGRLVRLTKSHEPAPEDRNGGVLCDADLAVLAADETGYAAYAAAVRAEYAHVPDDLYRAGRTAVLESLARQPHLFHTEIARRRFESTARANLRREIATLADQPH